One region of Chlorobiota bacterium genomic DNA includes:
- a CDS encoding T9SS type A sorting domain-containing protein, whose translation MSLASCSANTARFFLLLLAEAILCAAAFAQPPSARDNRGREFWFTFPPNYHNEVRYQRPANGVMSDSLYVFIATDRPTSGRITWRDSIGTVRTRQFAINSAPWLYKFSVLAYGVELAGINNNVDVVPNSQNGRVAPQYFRVEANDDVAVYAMSQTITTTDAMMALPTDVLGTRYRVMSYYSDGKFNNNPFDTLELNTTPSQFAVTATEDNTSITIRPSVPVFGDNSRRPISLILNRGESFLVQADISSRRLNGDLTGTLVESDKPIAVVGSHQRSTIPYEYITDLTSRDYLLEQLPPTSVWGNKYILTPFATAGLDAPVGYDVARILADSNNTDVYLDGTFIQRLSAGAVLDLPLSRAALLTASRPILVAQYKKSSQTRNDSGAAFRLGDPFMIIVPPQKQYLTSYVCSNVQIDRPPTGSVYQEQYMTIIAPTAFLGQTLLDGVPVNRSRFRPVGNTCYSWGIISVSDGVHRVECPKPVCVYLYGYGKADSYGYVAGMKFDVSPEPVVAVRGDTAFCIGGTATMRASGGAEYQWSGGAELSCTDCPNPTATPQATTTYRVVITDAYGCISYDSVRVVVNPLPVAVVDTAGPICVGDSRQLRASGGGTYRWEPAQGLSCTDCPDPIATPTSTTTYRVQVRNAEGCTDDDSVTVTVHPLPQPTIWPDTVMCAGDSAFLGVSGGVRYRWTPAADLSCDDCPNPIARPFATTRYDVEVWNQNGCSVVRSVTVGVRQCERKAELAVDAFPAIMICDSAEQFCRLVNTGETPVLVQAIKLVQADDGAFTLHAERIQLPRWMAPAEEWNLPVTYHPVREGLAQGIVRAYLKGAGDSLSVAISALGRRTTMAFKLYPDLELTIPGDTVTFQLACTAPAWQDAGITRFTAEAALDNFGISPQPAIPGPAFPQDWKLISHVEERDGKRVVVMEGAGQTPMASGGVLATFRALVTISDSTIYTPELSVACPERSFCVTPSGIAEPVEINLCGGTNRTILITQAMNRIAVLGDQLTYSVAFGGECRVELYDLLGRQIETLVNGAVAEGEHHVRLPLGRLSSGLYLARLTINGASVTELVGVGK comes from the coding sequence ATGTCTCTTGCTTCGTGCTCTGCCAACACTGCTCGCTTCTTTCTGCTGCTTCTTGCTGAAGCAATACTCTGCGCCGCTGCGTTTGCCCAGCCACCTTCGGCGCGGGATAATCGTGGCCGTGAGTTCTGGTTCACCTTCCCGCCGAACTACCACAACGAGGTTCGCTACCAACGCCCGGCCAATGGCGTGATGAGCGATAGCCTGTACGTCTTCATCGCCACCGACCGCCCAACCTCCGGCCGGATCACGTGGCGCGATAGCATCGGCACGGTGCGCACACGGCAGTTCGCGATTAATTCCGCCCCCTGGCTTTATAAATTTTCGGTGCTGGCCTACGGGGTTGAGCTTGCCGGAATCAACAACAACGTTGACGTGGTTCCCAACAGCCAAAACGGGAGGGTTGCCCCGCAATACTTCCGTGTGGAGGCCAACGACGATGTGGCGGTGTATGCCATGAGCCAAACCATCACCACCACCGATGCGATGATGGCACTTCCCACCGACGTGCTTGGGACCCGCTACCGCGTGATGAGCTACTACTCCGATGGCAAGTTCAACAACAATCCGTTCGATACGCTGGAGCTGAACACCACCCCGTCGCAGTTTGCGGTGACGGCAACCGAGGATAACACCTCCATCACCATCCGCCCCAGCGTTCCGGTGTTTGGCGATAACTCACGGCGGCCTATCTCGCTGATACTGAACCGTGGGGAATCGTTTTTGGTGCAAGCTGATATCTCCTCAAGAAGGCTGAATGGGGATTTGACCGGCACGTTGGTGGAGTCCGACAAACCGATTGCCGTTGTGGGAAGCCACCAACGCTCAACAATCCCCTACGAGTATATCACGGACCTGACCTCCCGCGATTACTTGCTTGAGCAACTTCCGCCAACATCAGTCTGGGGGAACAAATACATCCTTACTCCATTTGCCACCGCCGGATTGGATGCGCCCGTTGGCTACGACGTTGCCCGCATCCTTGCCGACTCGAACAATACCGATGTCTACCTTGATGGAACCTTCATCCAGCGGCTAAGCGCGGGCGCGGTGCTGGACCTTCCGCTAAGCCGCGCAGCGTTGCTGACGGCCAGCCGCCCGATTCTGGTGGCGCAGTACAAGAAATCTTCGCAGACCCGCAACGATTCCGGCGCGGCGTTCCGGCTGGGCGATCCGTTTATGATTATCGTCCCGCCGCAGAAGCAGTATCTCACTTCCTACGTCTGCTCGAACGTCCAGATTGACCGCCCGCCAACCGGAAGCGTCTATCAGGAGCAGTACATGACGATCATTGCCCCCACGGCGTTCTTGGGCCAGACGTTGCTGGATGGAGTTCCGGTGAACCGCTCGCGCTTCCGTCCGGTTGGGAACACCTGCTACTCGTGGGGGATCATCTCCGTGAGTGATGGGGTCCACCGGGTGGAGTGCCCAAAACCGGTTTGCGTCTATCTCTACGGCTACGGCAAGGCCGACAGCTACGGCTACGTTGCCGGGATGAAGTTCGACGTTTCCCCCGAGCCAGTGGTGGCGGTTCGCGGCGACACCGCATTCTGCATTGGCGGAACAGCAACGATGCGGGCAAGCGGCGGTGCGGAATATCAATGGAGCGGCGGCGCGGAGCTTAGCTGCACCGATTGCCCAAACCCCACCGCTACGCCCCAAGCCACCACCACCTATCGGGTGGTAATCACCGATGCCTACGGCTGCATCAGCTACGACAGCGTGCGCGTTGTGGTGAACCCGCTGCCGGTTGCGGTGGTGGATACTGCCGGGCCAATCTGCGTTGGCGATTCGCGCCAGCTTCGCGCCAGCGGCGGCGGGACGTATCGCTGGGAGCCTGCCCAGGGCCTAAGCTGCACTGATTGTCCCGACCCAATCGCAACGCCAACATCCACAACAACCTACCGCGTGCAGGTTCGCAACGCCGAAGGCTGCACCGATGACGACAGCGTTACCGTGACGGTCCACCCGCTGCCGCAGCCAACCATCTGGCCCGACACGGTGATGTGCGCTGGCGATTCGGCATTTCTTGGAGTTAGCGGCGGCGTTCGGTACCGCTGGACCCCCGCTGCGGACCTGAGTTGCGACGACTGCCCGAACCCAATCGCCCGCCCGTTTGCCACCACCCGATACGACGTTGAGGTCTGGAACCAGAACGGCTGCTCGGTGGTCCGTTCGGTGACGGTGGGGGTGCGGCAATGCGAGCGGAAGGCGGAGCTTGCGGTGGATGCCTTCCCCGCGATTATGATCTGCGACAGTGCCGAGCAATTCTGCCGTTTGGTGAACACCGGCGAAACTCCGGTGCTGGTCCAGGCCATCAAGCTGGTCCAGGCCGACGACGGAGCGTTCACGCTTCATGCCGAAAGAATTCAGCTTCCGCGATGGATGGCTCCGGCCGAGGAGTGGAACCTTCCGGTGACGTACCATCCGGTTCGCGAGGGGCTTGCGCAGGGGATTGTGCGGGCGTATCTGAAAGGGGCGGGGGACTCCCTTTCGGTTGCTATTTCGGCATTGGGGCGGCGGACCACCATGGCCTTCAAGCTCTATCCCGATCTTGAACTCACGATTCCTGGCGATACCGTCACGTTCCAGCTGGCGTGCACCGCCCCGGCGTGGCAGGATGCCGGGATTACGCGATTCACCGCCGAAGCAGCCCTGGATAATTTTGGGATTAGCCCCCAACCAGCAATCCCCGGCCCGGCGTTCCCGCAAGATTGGAAGCTCATTTCCCACGTTGAGGAACGGGATGGAAAGCGCGTGGTGGTGATGGAAGGGGCCGGCCAAACGCCAATGGCCAGCGGCGGCGTGCTGGCCACGTTCCGCGCACTGGTCACCATCAGCGACTCCACCATCTACACCCCCGAATTATCGGTGGCTTGCCCCGAGCGGAGTTTCTGCGTTACTCCATCGGGCATTGCTGAGCCGGTGGAGATTAACCTGTGTGGCGGAACAAACCGGACCATTCTCATCACCCAAGCAATGAACCGGATTGCGGTGCTGGGCGATCAACTCACCTACTCCGTCGCCTTCGGTGGGGAATGCCGGGTTGAGTTGTACGACCTTCTGGGTCGCCAGATAGAGACGCTGGTAAACGGCGCGGTGGCCGAAGGGGAGCATCACGTTCGGCTGCCGTTGGGCCGCCTAAGCAGCGGCCTTTATCTTGCCCGCCTAACCATCAACGGAGCTTCGGTGACGGAGCTGGTGGGGGTGGGGAAGTAG
- a CDS encoding aminotransferase class I/II-fold pyridoxal phosphate-dependent enzyme: MAGALIGSEILKIASDIRSLVAAGHSVCNLTVGDFSPAQFRIPMMLEDAIVESIRAGETNYPPSDGVAPLRRAVVEFYQRRLGLTYPVESVLVTGGSRPGIYATYRAVVDAGDRVVYPVPTWNNNHYCHLVGAVGVPVACGSADNFLPTGQRLRESLRGARLLALNSPLNPTGTAFTPQQLAEVCDAVLEENARRSPQERPLYLMYDQVYWMLTFGEVLHVNPVALRPAMQPYTIFVDGISKAFAATGVRVGWTVGPEDITHRMASFIGHVGAWAPRAEQLATAKLLADDAAMDQFHATMRHGVEGRLRALYDGMELLRSSGLPVETIAPMGAIYLSVRFPVNGMQTPDGATLATNEQIRHYLLQASGIAIVPFQAFGMTEESGWFRLSVGAVSLDDIAAMLPRLRQALAGLR; the protein is encoded by the coding sequence ATGGCCGGTGCGCTGATTGGGTCGGAAATCTTGAAGATCGCTTCCGATATCCGCTCGCTGGTGGCGGCGGGCCACTCGGTGTGCAACCTTACGGTTGGGGATTTCAGCCCGGCGCAGTTCCGCATCCCGATGATGCTGGAGGACGCTATCGTGGAAAGCATCCGCGCTGGCGAAACGAACTACCCGCCATCGGATGGCGTTGCCCCGCTGCGGCGTGCCGTGGTGGAGTTCTACCAACGCCGGCTTGGGCTAACCTATCCGGTTGAGTCGGTGCTGGTGACCGGCGGCTCGCGCCCGGGAATTTACGCCACCTACCGCGCCGTGGTGGATGCTGGCGACCGGGTGGTGTATCCGGTCCCAACGTGGAACAACAACCATTACTGCCACCTTGTTGGCGCGGTTGGGGTTCCGGTTGCTTGCGGCAGTGCCGACAACTTTTTGCCAACCGGCCAGCGGCTTCGCGAATCGTTGCGCGGCGCGCGATTGCTTGCCTTGAACTCACCACTGAACCCAACGGGAACGGCGTTCACCCCCCAGCAGCTTGCCGAGGTTTGCGATGCTGTGCTGGAAGAAAACGCCCGCCGCTCGCCGCAGGAGCGCCCGCTGTACTTGATGTACGACCAAGTTTATTGGATGCTGACGTTCGGGGAAGTCCTCCATGTGAACCCTGTGGCGCTGCGGCCAGCGATGCAGCCCTACACCATCTTTGTTGATGGAATCTCCAAAGCCTTTGCCGCAACCGGGGTGCGGGTTGGGTGGACCGTTGGGCCGGAAGATATCACCCATCGCATGGCCAGTTTTATTGGGCACGTTGGCGCGTGGGCACCCCGCGCCGAGCAGCTTGCAACGGCAAAACTGCTGGCCGACGATGCCGCAATGGATCAGTTCCACGCCACCATGCGGCATGGGGTGGAGGGCCGTTTGCGGGCGTTGTACGATGGCATGGAGTTGCTCCGCAGCAGCGGGCTGCCGGTGGAAACCATCGCGCCGATGGGGGCGATTTACCTTAGCGTCCGCTTCCCAGTCAACGGAATGCAAACGCCCGACGGGGCAACGCTTGCCACCAACGAACAGATCCGCCACTACTTGCTGCAGGCATCGGGAATCGCCATTGTCCCGTTCCAAGCCTTTGGAATGACGGAGGAGAGCGGGTGGTTCCGGCTGTCGGTCGGGGCGGTTTCGTTGGATGATATCGCGGCAATGCTTCCGCGATTACGCCAAGCATTGGCAGGGCTCCGGTAG
- a CDS encoding tetratricopeptide repeat-containing sensor histidine kinase: MPTAQHADLDEQIKNINAQLRAGGADILAAIEEAWGAALRADYRPGMAQLRWLHACYHFMRANYADALRLAEESRQLFRTVDRPIELARCLNTIASCHLSLGDPARALQFFLESRELTTRRREANPTLADSLLSSLLNNIALVYDSLGDVEKALELFRENLERKREAGDRAGMLFALNNIGLLYFQLGDYDNAHRYHHQALELAEQTQHRGAIADTLNNLANCLKDGTEKYEEALLNYQQALAIYQEVGDQRGVAAATINIGDVMALLGRNAEAAAQWERGLAMTTDPHLADYHVAALMSLAGYQRDECGAHETAIELLQTALAHPAVDRDQTRRADIHRELAQAYRLAENFQEAFHHLSEHHTLKDKAANERSTLRIRAMMLQFDVEHAQKEAEIAYLRNVELAQANAELQQANHRLVALNHEKNEFLGITAHDLKNPIAAIRGFAGLLRDRKMANDPSLVTELATDILQTADRMFETITNLLDINRLEEGSVQIGITAVDVAATIDRVTRPYLEHAAQKGQTLRVEPHEGAVRVMADPNLLAQALDNLVSNAVKFSPRGKQITVRVVVLGGKTRIEVQDQGPGLTAKDRERLFGKFARLSARPTGGEHSTGLGLFIVQRLMKLMGGSVWCQSEPGNGALFVLEFPAAAAAHDFNFTDRQGPLTLLG, from the coding sequence ATGCCAACAGCACAGCACGCAGATCTGGATGAACAGATCAAGAACATCAACGCCCAGCTGCGCGCCGGGGGGGCGGATATTCTTGCGGCAATCGAGGAAGCATGGGGGGCGGCATTGCGGGCCGATTACCGCCCGGGAATGGCGCAGTTGCGGTGGCTTCATGCTTGCTACCATTTCATGCGAGCCAACTATGCCGACGCGCTTCGCCTTGCCGAGGAATCGCGCCAGCTGTTCCGCACCGTGGACCGCCCCATTGAGCTTGCCCGCTGCCTGAACACCATTGCCAGCTGCCACCTTAGCCTGGGCGACCCGGCGCGTGCGTTGCAGTTTTTTCTGGAATCGCGCGAGCTTACCACGCGCCGCCGCGAAGCCAACCCTACCCTTGCCGACTCGTTGCTGTCATCGCTTCTGAACAACATTGCGCTGGTGTATGATTCGTTGGGGGATGTTGAGAAAGCGTTGGAGTTGTTCCGTGAAAATCTGGAGCGGAAACGGGAGGCGGGGGACCGCGCCGGGATGCTGTTCGCGCTGAACAACATTGGCCTGCTGTACTTCCAACTTGGCGATTACGACAACGCCCACCGCTACCATCACCAGGCGTTAGAGCTTGCCGAGCAAACCCAGCATCGCGGGGCGATTGCCGACACCCTGAACAACCTTGCCAACTGCTTGAAGGATGGAACCGAGAAGTACGAGGAAGCATTGCTGAACTACCAGCAAGCGTTGGCGATCTACCAAGAAGTTGGCGACCAGCGGGGGGTGGCCGCTGCCACCATCAACATCGGCGACGTGATGGCACTGCTGGGCCGCAACGCCGAGGCCGCCGCGCAATGGGAACGTGGATTGGCCATGACCACCGATCCCCACCTTGCCGACTATCACGTTGCCGCGCTGATGTCGCTGGCGGGATACCAGCGCGATGAGTGTGGGGCACATGAAACGGCGATTGAGCTTCTGCAAACAGCACTTGCCCACCCCGCCGTGGACCGCGACCAAACGCGCCGCGCCGATATCCACCGCGAGCTGGCCCAGGCGTACCGGCTTGCCGAAAATTTCCAGGAGGCATTCCATCACTTGTCGGAGCATCACACGCTGAAGGACAAGGCCGCAAACGAGCGGAGCACCTTGCGAATCAGAGCGATGATGCTACAGTTCGACGTTGAGCACGCGCAGAAGGAGGCGGAAATCGCTTACCTGCGGAATGTTGAGCTGGCCCAGGCCAACGCCGAGCTTCAGCAAGCCAACCACCGGCTGGTGGCATTGAACCATGAGAAGAATGAGTTCCTGGGGATCACCGCCCACGATCTGAAAAATCCGATTGCGGCAATCAGGGGGTTTGCGGGGCTGCTGCGGGACCGGAAAATGGCGAACGACCCAAGCCTTGTCACCGAGCTTGCCACCGACATCCTGCAGACTGCCGACCGGATGTTCGAGACCATCACGAACTTGCTGGATATCAATCGCTTGGAAGAAGGGAGCGTGCAGATAGGGATAACCGCCGTTGATGTGGCCGCAACGATTGACCGCGTCACGCGCCCGTATCTGGAACATGCTGCCCAGAAAGGGCAAACCTTGCGTGTGGAGCCGCACGAAGGCGCGGTGCGGGTGATGGCCGACCCCAATTTGCTGGCCCAAGCCCTGGATAACCTTGTCTCCAACGCCGTGAAATTTTCCCCCCGTGGAAAACAGATTACCGTGCGGGTGGTGGTGCTGGGTGGCAAAACCCGAATTGAGGTCCAAGACCAAGGCCCAGGGCTGACCGCCAAGGACCGCGAACGGTTGTTTGGAAAGTTTGCGCGGCTGTCGGCACGCCCCACCGGAGGGGAACACTCCACCGGGCTGGGGCTGTTCATCGTCCAGCGGCTGATGAAGCTGATGGGGGGGAGCGTCTGGTGCCAGTCGGAGCCGGGGAACGGCGCGCTGTTCGTGCTGGAGTTCCCCGCAGCCGCAGCCGCCCACGACTTCAACTTCACCGACCGGCAAGGGCCGCTCACGT